The segment GCAGGGCGTGGGCGATAACAGATTTGCTCCAAAGGAGTTATATACCACCGAACAGGCTGTTGCAACGCTTGTGAGGGTATATAATAATTTTTCAAAATCAAATGATATATCAAACGCCGAGAATTTGTCTTACAGCCAAATAAAAGATTTGCAAGAGTCTGTAAACAACGGTCATTTTCCGTGGCGGCTCGACTATAAGCAAGTCATTATGAATTTTCTTTCCAACAAGGGTGAAAAAGCCGAAAACGGCGAACTCGTTGCTTTTGCCGGTGACGGAGAAAAATGCAGCGGCAACTATAAAATAGGAAACAGCATTTATACTCTTGAATTGTTTAAGCCTATTGATAAAGGCGAAACAGGTATTTGGATAGTAAAATCGTGTGCCAAAAAAGACGTTATCGGCGGTGTCGATGGGGAAACAGAAATAAGTGTTTCCGACTTGACTTTTGCCGATAAGCTGAACGCACAAATGCCTGCGGATAAAAACTATATGTTTTCTCCGCTGTCCGTTAAGATGGCTCTTGCACTTGCCGCTAACGGAGCAGAGGGCGATACAAAGAATGAAATATTAAACACTCTTGGCGTAAAAAATCTTGACGAATTTAACACGCTTTCAAAGGATTTGATAAAAAGGTACTCTCAAACCGATATTTTGAGCCTTAATATTGCAAATTCAATATGGATCAACAAGGACAAAACAACACAGAATTTCAGCAAAAACTTTAAGAATATCGCAACGGAGTATTATAATGCTGATGTTAAGACGGTTGATAATAAAAATGCAATCGGTGAAATCAATTCTTGGGTGAAGGATAAAACAAAAGGCAAAATTCCGCAGATTATTGATAATGCCGATAACTTTTGGGCAATGCTTATCAATGCAATTTACTTTAAGGGCGCTTGGGAAAATGAGTTCAGCACATCTCTTACAAAACCCGATGAGTTTACTAATGCGGACGGAACAAAAACGCAAACAGACTTTATGAATAAAACAAGCTGGATTCCGTACGCGGAAACAAAATCTGCAAAGATAATTGAATTACCGTATAAAAACAGAGTTGATAAATTCTCGGATAGCGGTGAGCACATCGGCACCGATAGCTTTGATGACCTTGATTTGAGTATGTATTTAATGCTTGCGGATAGCGGAATAAATGCAGAACGAGAGCTTGATACCGCAATCACCGACGAGAATTTTAAGCGTACATATACAAAACTTTCAATGCCGAAATTTAAGATTGAGTATTCCGAACGTCTTAATGATACGCTAAAAAACATCGGCATTAAAACGGCTTTCGACACCAAAACAGCCCGGTTTGAAAAAATGTTTGATTCGGGCAATATGTGGTTTACCGATACAATCCATAAGACATTTATCAGCGTGGACGAAAAAGGAACTGAAGCCGCCGCCGTAACCGCAATCGGTATGGCAGGCTCATCACTTCCGCCGGAGCCAATAGAGCTTAAATTTAATAAACCGTTCTATTTTGCAATTCGTGATAATACAAGCGGAGAAATTCTGTTTATGGGAAGATATGCTTTTGCAGAATAAACGCAGAAAGGCTCGCTGCCGTATTTTGCGGCAACGAGCCTTTCTTTAATAAAATTACTCGATAGCAATTTTGCTTGTTGAATTAAGCTTTTTCTGTTCCTTTTTCGGAAGAACAATGGTCAAGACACCTGATTTATATTTTGCTTTTACATCTTCTGGAGTAACATCGCCGACATAAAAGCTCCTTGTGCAAACACCTGCATCAAGGAGGATTTTTGAATCCCCCTTGATGATACTGCGATGCACACGGAATTATTGCTCGGCACGGCATTGTTGCTGTTTGAAATCAAGGGCGCTGCTTTCTTTGCAAGCATTAAAAATAATTGAAAAGGCACGGTATCTGTATTCCATTTTACGCCTATTTCTTTCTCAGAAAAAAGGAACAAAACATAAGGTTATTTTTGATACTGTGAAAAAAAATAGAAATTTCAAAAAAACTATTGACATTCGCTACTACATAGTGTATAATAAAAACAGGATGTAGAAACGAAAGGGGATGCTGCAATGAAAATATCAGAAACAGAAATGGAGATTATGAAAATAATCTGGGATAAGAACGGTAAGGTAACGACGAGCGAGCTTGCCGATAAAATGCCCGATAAGAAGCTTACAACCATATCAACCCTTGCAGGAAGGCTTATCGACAAAGGCTGTTTAAAATCCGAAAAGATTGGCCGTTCTCATGTTCACGAATACGAAGCGATTATTTCCGAACAGGAATATCAGGCAATGCAAACAAAAGAATTTGTAAAGTCTATTTACCGCGGAAGTGCAAAAAGCCTTATTTCAGCGCTTTTCAGAGATGAAGCTTTTACAAAGGCAGACATTGACGAGTTT is part of the Qingrenia yutianensis genome and harbors:
- a CDS encoding serpin family protein; amino-acid sequence: MKKLLSLILTITTLCSMAITVFADDTVNDVVKVGINAEFKPFEYYEGDELKGFDVELMDLIGEKIGRKIEFVNMDFDALIPAVLSGRVDCAISAITVTEDRDKVIDYSREYLRTTTVTFENGQISRKYGEDYAIVFRDGVAQAKYRSIIIPTDYEKLYMNIDDALSDLSQNRTVGKLIEKYDLNQPLDETKENIEYMDVRGCGTLGAKTVEIEIPVSASKWAADSIETARKINIISGNCNFPGAITREEFCELVFNYIKNFPGSAFSVGIIKPPFTDTDNEHIEVLNALGIVKGKSETEFAPNDSLTREEAVAILYRMINKIYPGWDATAQYFDFADSAEISEWAMNDIQVICNMGIMQGVGDNRFAPKELYTTEQAVATLVRVYNNFSKSNDISNAENLSYSQIKDLQESVNNGHFPWRLDYKQVIMNFLSNKGEKAENGELVAFAGDGEKCSGNYKIGNSIYTLELFKPIDKGETGIWIVKSCAKKDVIGGVDGETEISVSDLTFADKLNAQMPADKNYMFSPLSVKMALALAANGAEGDTKNEILNTLGVKNLDEFNTLSKDLIKRYSQTDILSLNIANSIWINKDKTTQNFSKNFKNIATEYYNADVKTVDNKNAIGEINSWVKDKTKGKIPQIIDNADNFWAMLINAIYFKGAWENEFSTSLTKPDEFTNADGTKTQTDFMNKTSWIPYAETKSAKIIELPYKNRVDKFSDSGEHIGTDSFDDLDLSMYLMLADSGINAERELDTAITDENFKRTYTKLSMPKFKIEYSERLNDTLKNIGIKTAFDTKTARFEKMFDSGNMWFTDTIHKTFISVDEKGTEAAAVTAIGMAGSSLPPEPIELKFNKPFYFAIRDNTSGEILFMGRYAFAE
- a CDS encoding Hsp20 family protein, whose translation is MHRSIIKGDSKILLDAGVCTRSFYVGDVTPEDVKAKYKSGVLTIVLPKKEQKKLNSTSKIAIE
- a CDS encoding BlaI/MecI/CopY family transcriptional regulator is translated as MKISETEMEIMKIIWDKNGKVTTSELADKMPDKKLTTISTLAGRLIDKGCLKSEKIGRSHVHEYEAIISEQEYQAMQTKEFVKSIYRGSAKSLISALFRDEAFTKADIDEFKRFIEEQE